Proteins encoded by one window of Actinocorallia herbida:
- a CDS encoding alpha/beta hydrolase, whose translation MKRLLAVAVLLAALLPVPAAAAEATERWLGPRTVDLTWYSPNIGEEVVARVLLPRRWTRDAARTWPVVYAYQGGRDDYTSWTRETDLEELAEPWDVIVVTPTGGGNGSYTDWWNDGAGGTPRWETFHTEELPRLMRGYRAGSGRAAVGISSGGFGAMSYAARHPGLFRYAASFSGPTHPTLGGAPAILLTVNLLGFGPDAFRVFGLPGRDAANWRAHDPYLQAAALRGTGLYVASGTTGLNGPYTPDGAQWRPTQVSEVLIGRMNRAFVERLDGLGIPVTSHIYGDGWHAWPEWVPELHAAWPLMMRALSVPRPDSP comes from the coding sequence ATGAAACGCCTCCTGGCCGTAGCCGTGCTCCTCGCCGCGCTCCTCCCCGTCCCGGCCGCGGCCGCCGAGGCCACCGAGCGGTGGCTCGGCCCGCGGACCGTCGACCTGACGTGGTACTCGCCGAACATCGGAGAGGAGGTCGTCGCGCGGGTGCTCCTGCCGCGCCGCTGGACCCGCGACGCCGCGCGGACCTGGCCCGTCGTCTACGCCTACCAGGGCGGACGCGACGACTACACGTCCTGGACCCGGGAGACCGACCTCGAAGAGCTCGCCGAGCCCTGGGACGTCATCGTCGTCACCCCGACCGGCGGCGGCAACGGCAGCTACACCGACTGGTGGAACGACGGCGCGGGCGGCACCCCGCGCTGGGAGACCTTCCACACCGAGGAGCTCCCGCGCCTGATGCGCGGCTACCGGGCGGGATCCGGCCGCGCCGCCGTCGGCATCTCCTCCGGCGGCTTCGGCGCGATGTCCTACGCCGCGCGCCACCCCGGCCTGTTCCGCTACGCGGCGTCCTTCTCCGGCCCCACCCACCCCACCCTGGGCGGCGCCCCGGCGATCCTGCTCACCGTCAACCTGCTGGGCTTCGGCCCGGACGCCTTCCGCGTCTTCGGCCTGCCCGGCCGGGACGCCGCCAACTGGCGAGCCCACGACCCCTACCTCCAGGCGGCCGCCCTGCGGGGCACCGGCCTGTACGTCGCCAGCGGCACCACGGGCCTGAACGGCCCCTACACGCCCGACGGCGCCCAGTGGCGGCCCACCCAGGTCAGCGAGGTCCTCATCGGCCGGATGAACCGGGCTTTCGTCGAACGTCTGGACGGCCTCGGCATCCCCGTCACGTCCCACATCTACGGCGACGGCTGGCACGCCTGGCCCGAATGGGTCCCCGAGCTCCACGCCGCCTGGCCCCTGATGATGCGGGCCCTCTCCGTGCCCCGCCCGGACTCGCCGTAG
- a CDS encoding DUF4097 family beta strand repeat-containing protein: MQKFATPAPITAVLNVPAGRVRLIAADRTDTVVEVLPADATKTRDVKAAEQTTVAYTDGVLRIEGPAAKNQLLGAPGSIEVTVQLPAGSSAEGKAAATELRAVGRLGDIAFDGAYHHIKIDEATRITLTATDGHIEIGRLTGPADLTTQRGNITITEATTGKVALTTQAGDITITTAPGVSASLDAGTSHGRITNTLKNDGTTTLDIHATTTQGDITARSL, encoded by the coding sequence ATGCAGAAGTTCGCCACCCCCGCCCCGATCACCGCCGTCCTGAACGTCCCCGCCGGGCGAGTCCGCCTGATCGCCGCCGACCGCACCGACACCGTGGTCGAGGTCCTGCCCGCCGACGCCACCAAGACCCGTGACGTCAAGGCCGCCGAGCAGACCACCGTCGCCTACACCGACGGCGTCCTGCGGATCGAGGGCCCGGCCGCCAAGAACCAGCTCCTGGGCGCCCCCGGATCCATCGAGGTGACCGTCCAGCTGCCCGCCGGCTCCAGCGCCGAAGGCAAGGCCGCCGCCACCGAACTCCGGGCCGTCGGCCGGCTCGGCGACATCGCCTTCGACGGCGCCTACCACCACATCAAGATCGACGAAGCCACCCGCATCACCCTCACCGCCACCGACGGCCACATCGAGATCGGCCGCCTCACCGGCCCCGCCGACCTCACCACCCAGCGCGGGAACATCACCATCACCGAAGCCACCACCGGCAAGGTCGCCCTCACCACCCAGGCCGGCGACATCACCATCACCACCGCCCCAGGCGTCTCGGCCTCCCTCGACGCCGGCACCTCCCACGGCCGCATCACCAACACCCTCAAGAACGACGGCACCACCACCCTCGACATCCACGCCACCACCACCCAGGGCGACATCACCGCCCGCAGCCTCTGA
- a CDS encoding helix-turn-helix domain-containing protein produces MPGGRLTQQERQQIALGLADGLAYAEIARRVDRPTSTITREVMRNGGPTAYRADLAHRATERRTHRSRQAAPKGREEVPQAHGRDAAAVAEFEETLITVFMASGLPKMMARVMVCLYTTDSGSLTSAELVKRLQVSPASISKAITFLEGQGLARRERDERRRERYVIDEDVWYQATVASSRSLAQVVETSRQGVGVLGPGTPAATRLENIARFLDFVIESINRSAEQARSVLHVKAEPAPDKTGEP; encoded by the coding sequence ATGCCGGGAGGCAGGCTCACCCAGCAGGAACGCCAGCAGATCGCGCTCGGGCTGGCCGACGGCCTCGCCTACGCGGAGATCGCCAGGCGCGTCGACCGTCCGACGTCGACGATCACGCGTGAGGTGATGCGCAACGGCGGCCCCACCGCCTACCGCGCCGACCTGGCCCACCGCGCCACCGAGCGCCGCACCCACCGGAGCAGGCAGGCCGCGCCCAAGGGGCGGGAGGAGGTCCCGCAGGCCCATGGCCGCGACGCCGCGGCGGTGGCCGAGTTCGAGGAGACGCTCATCACGGTCTTCATGGCCTCCGGCCTGCCCAAGATGATGGCCCGGGTGATGGTCTGCCTCTACACCACCGACTCGGGCAGTCTCACCTCGGCCGAACTCGTCAAGCGCCTCCAGGTCAGCCCGGCGTCCATCTCCAAGGCGATCACCTTCCTCGAGGGGCAGGGCCTCGCCCGCCGGGAACGCGACGAGCGCCGTCGCGAGCGTTATGTCATCGACGAGGACGTCTGGTACCAGGCGACGGTCGCCAGCTCCCGGTCGCTCGCCCAGGTCGTCGAGACCTCGCGGCAGGGCGTCGGGGTCCTCGGCCCCGGCACCCCGGCCGCCACCCGGCTGGAGAACATCGCCCGCTTCCTCGACTTCGTCATCGAGAGCATCAACCGCTCCGCGGAGCAGGCCCGCTCGGTCCTGCACGTGAAAGCCGAA